Proteins from one Mucilaginibacter jinjuensis genomic window:
- a CDS encoding ABC transporter permease, with product MIRNYFKIAWRNLSRNKVSSIINISGLAIGLACVLFIGMYVKDELSYDRFFKDNDHIFRVNLDGKMGNDEFLLGHTPPPVGAALKSNFSEVESYARIYKPNNEIIYFESNGQKKSLTEKNLLAVDSNFLQLLNYPLVVGNAATCLSGVNSVVLTERAAKKYFGDASPIGKTLVFDEYAKPFTVTAVLKDLPAQSSLQFDMLQSTESIPPVKHFNWSWVWLQMGTYVKLKPNVAVDAASMKRLESRFPAMVNQQAASAFKRIGQPWDEFKKKGGHWDLHLQPITEQHLYSVNVGTRYFNQSDIKYVYIFSAIALFIILLACINFMNLSTAQAARRAKEVGIRKVLGSARKQLIGQFMAEAFLYCLFAAFVAVVIVALALPAFNQLAAKELSINTLFGLQAIAGIGALIVITSLLAGSYPAFFLTSLKPVSILKGSSIFKDSSGFLMRNALVIFQFTVSTVLIICTLIVYKQLHYTQTKDLGFNKENVLVIQNAERLGQSEESLRQELLRLPEISNATIATGIPTQNRFADTYIPELEPGNTKSGENNILLASFIVDEAFAPTLGLKMANGRNFSKEFADSASVVINEAAAKQIGWKNPIGKTMTYPGGNNTQFKVVGVVKDFNVESLHQSVPPFALFYKTSKTYGSSTSYITVRIKPGDYAATIAAIQSKWRSFMPDTPFEYTFLDAEFDSLYRADQTIGQVFSVFTFLSLTVACLGLLGLAIYTAQRRTKEIGIRKVLGASIENVVTMLSKDFLKLVIVASVISFPIAWYAMDKWLQDFAYRTPVSWWIFSLAAGITLIIALATISFQSIKAALTNPIKSLRSE from the coding sequence ATGATACGTAATTACTTTAAAATAGCCTGGCGTAACCTTAGCCGCAATAAGGTAAGCAGCATTATAAACATTAGCGGTTTAGCTATTGGTTTGGCCTGCGTGTTGTTTATTGGCATGTATGTAAAAGATGAGCTGAGTTACGACCGCTTTTTTAAAGATAACGACCATATTTTCCGTGTTAACCTGGATGGTAAAATGGGTAACGACGAGTTTTTGCTCGGTCATACGCCACCACCTGTTGGTGCCGCGTTGAAAAGCAATTTCTCTGAGGTTGAAAGTTATGCACGGATCTATAAACCCAATAACGAGATCATTTATTTCGAAAGTAATGGTCAGAAAAAATCATTGACCGAGAAAAACCTGTTGGCTGTTGATTCTAACTTTCTTCAGCTTCTAAATTATCCCCTGGTAGTCGGTAATGCTGCAACTTGTTTAAGCGGCGTAAATTCTGTTGTGTTAACAGAACGTGCTGCTAAAAAGTATTTCGGTGATGCATCGCCTATTGGTAAAACCTTGGTGTTTGATGAATACGCTAAGCCGTTTACCGTTACTGCGGTACTGAAAGATCTTCCCGCACAATCGTCATTGCAATTTGATATGCTTCAATCTACTGAAAGCATCCCGCCTGTAAAGCATTTTAACTGGAGCTGGGTATGGCTGCAAATGGGTACTTATGTAAAGTTGAAACCTAACGTAGCTGTAGATGCCGCCAGTATGAAACGCCTGGAAAGCAGGTTCCCGGCCATGGTAAATCAACAAGCGGCAAGTGCATTTAAACGTATTGGCCAACCCTGGGACGAGTTTAAAAAGAAAGGCGGCCACTGGGACCTGCACCTGCAACCCATTACAGAGCAGCACTTGTATTCAGTTAACGTAGGTACACGTTATTTTAATCAGAGCGACATTAAGTATGTATATATATTTTCGGCTATTGCACTGTTTATAATACTGCTGGCTTGTATCAATTTCATGAACCTTTCTACTGCACAGGCTGCGCGCAGAGCAAAGGAGGTGGGGATTAGAAAAGTACTGGGTTCGGCACGTAAACAATTAATCGGTCAGTTTATGGCTGAGGCATTTTTATACTGTTTATTTGCTGCTTTTGTGGCAGTAGTAATTGTTGCCTTGGCATTGCCTGCATTTAATCAGTTAGCAGCGAAGGAGCTGAGTATTAATACACTGTTTGGTTTACAGGCAATTGCAGGTATTGGTGCATTGATCGTAATTACCTCTTTACTGGCCGGTAGTTATCCGGCGTTCTTCCTCACGTCATTAAAGCCGGTAAGTATTTTAAAAGGCAGCAGTATCTTCAAAGATTCGAGCGGGTTTTTAATGCGCAATGCGCTGGTTATATTTCAGTTTACGGTTTCAACTGTGCTTATTATTTGTACGCTGATTGTTTACAAGCAACTGCATTATACCCAAACCAAAGATCTCGGCTTCAATAAAGAAAACGTACTCGTTATTCAAAATGCCGAACGTTTGGGCCAGAGCGAAGAAAGCCTTCGCCAGGAACTGCTGCGTTTGCCAGAGATCAGCAATGCCACCATAGCCACCGGTATACCAACCCAAAATAGGTTTGCAGACACCTATATCCCCGAACTGGAACCGGGCAATACCAAAAGTGGTGAGAACAACATCCTGCTAGCTTCATTTATTGTTGATGAAGCCTTTGCACCAACCCTGGGATTAAAAATGGCCAACGGTCGTAATTTCTCTAAAGAATTTGCCGATTCTGCCTCTGTCGTTATCAACGAAGCTGCTGCTAAACAAATTGGCTGGAAAAACCCAATCGGCAAAACCATGACTTATCCGGGTGGCAACAACACACAGTTTAAAGTAGTAGGAGTGGTTAAAGATTTCAATGTAGAATCATTGCATCAATCTGTACCGCCGTTTGCATTGTTCTACAAAACATCTAAAACTTACGGTTCATCTACCTCATATATCACCGTTAGGATAAAGCCGGGTGATTATGCCGCAACAATAGCTGCGATACAAAGCAAATGGAGATCGTTTATGCCTGATACGCCGTTCGAATATACCTTCCTCGATGCCGAATTTGATTCGCTTTACCGTGCAGATCAAACAATTGGGCAGGTGTTTAGTGTGTTTACGTTCCTGTCGTTAACCGTAGCTTGCTTAGGTTTACTGGGATTAGCCATTTACACTGCGCAACGCCGCACCAAAGAGATCGGTATCCGTAAAGTGCTGGGCGCATCAATCGAAAACGTGGTGACTATGCTCTCGAAAGATTTCCTGAAACTGGTTATTGTAGCGTCAGTAATTTCCTTCCCTATAGCCTGGTATGCTATGGATAAATGGCTTCAGGATTTTGCTTATCGCACCCCCGTAAGCTGGTGGATCTTTTCCCTGGCAGCAGGTATAACATTGATAATTGCGCTGGCTACTATCAGCTTTCAATCCATTAAAGCCGCGTTGACTAACCCGATAAAAAGCCTGAGGAGTGAATGA